In one window of Brenneria goodwinii DNA:
- a CDS encoding Gfo/Idh/MocA family protein, whose protein sequence is MVASSLAEANHATNPDSLGNTPRIGIVGLGSIAQKAYLPILTQANRWQLIGAFSPDRTKTQRICRQYRMDAFTDLETLAAACDAIFVHSSTATHFSVVSTLLSADVHVYVDKPLAETIAQAEALIELAQQRQKVLMVGFNRRFAPLYQQLKHQLKQPASLRMDKHRIDNVGPQDMRFTLLDDYLHVVDTALWLMEGKARLVSGVLQCNTEGQLHYAEHHFQTDGGQITTSMHRRAGSQRERVQAVTDGALYQVDNMQEWRQEHRGLTTQQSVPSWQTTLEQRGFVGAVNHFIDSLEQQKPAETSGYQALRAQRVIEELLRMS, encoded by the coding sequence ATGGTAGCGAGTTCATTGGCGGAAGCCAATCATGCAACAAATCCTGATTCGCTGGGCAACACGCCCCGAATTGGTATCGTGGGATTAGGTTCAATTGCGCAAAAAGCCTATTTACCGATACTCACTCAGGCTAATCGTTGGCAATTGATCGGCGCTTTTTCTCCCGATCGGACCAAGACGCAACGCATTTGCCGGCAGTATCGGATGGACGCCTTTACCGATCTGGAAACCCTGGCGGCGGCGTGCGACGCTATTTTTGTTCACAGCAGCACCGCTACGCATTTCTCCGTCGTCAGTACGCTACTGAGCGCTGACGTTCATGTGTATGTCGATAAACCGCTGGCGGAGACGATTGCACAGGCTGAAGCGCTGATTGAACTGGCGCAGCAGCGGCAAAAGGTGCTGATGGTTGGATTTAACCGACGTTTTGCGCCGTTATACCAGCAGTTAAAGCATCAATTAAAACAGCCGGCGTCGCTACGAATGGATAAACATCGTATTGATAATGTGGGGCCGCAGGACATGCGATTTACCCTGCTGGATGATTATCTGCATGTGGTTGATACGGCCCTCTGGCTGATGGAAGGAAAGGCCAGGTTAGTCAGCGGCGTGTTGCAATGTAATACGGAAGGGCAACTTCACTATGCCGAACACCATTTTCAGACCGATGGCGGACAAATAACCACCAGTATGCACCGCCGTGCCGGTAGCCAGCGAGAACGGGTGCAGGCCGTGACCGACGGTGCGCTTTATCAGGTTGACAATATGCAGGAGTGGCGTCAGGAACATCGCGGGCTGACGACGCAACAATCAGTACCGTCCTGGCAAACCACGCTGGAGCAACGGGGATTTGTCGGCGCGGTGAATCATTTTATTGATTCGCTGGAACAACAGAAACCGGCGGAAACATCGGGCTACCAGGCATTACGGGCCCAGCGAGTAATAGAAGAACTATTGAGAATGAGCTGA
- a CDS encoding YceH family protein gives MKYQLSAKEARVIGCMLEKQITTPEQYPMSLNGVTTACNQKTNREPVMELSESDVQQTLDLLVKKHFLRTLSGFGNRVVKYEHRFCNSEFGDLKFSPAEVALVATLLLRGAQTPGELRTRAARLHEFADMSEVETVLTHLQQREDGPFVARLAREPGKRESRYMHLFSGELNEELTPATEEDAADHSLAARVDALEKDVAELKRRLAELLS, from the coding sequence ATGAAATATCAGTTAAGCGCCAAAGAAGCGAGAGTGATTGGCTGCATGCTGGAAAAACAGATTACCACGCCGGAACAATACCCGATGTCGTTAAACGGCGTGACCACGGCCTGCAATCAGAAAACGAATCGTGAACCGGTGATGGAGCTGAGTGAAAGCGACGTTCAGCAGACGCTCGATTTGCTGGTGAAAAAACATTTCCTGCGCACGCTCAGTGGATTTGGCAATCGGGTGGTCAAATATGAGCACCGCTTTTGTAATTCAGAGTTTGGCGATCTGAAATTTTCCCCCGCCGAAGTGGCGCTGGTGGCGACGCTGCTGCTGCGTGGCGCGCAAACGCCCGGCGAACTGCGGACGCGGGCTGCTCGGCTGCATGAATTCGCCGACATGAGTGAAGTGGAAACCGTGCTGACACACCTGCAGCAGCGCGAAGATGGGCCGTTTGTGGCGCGTCTGGCTCGTGAACCCGGCAAGCGTGAAAGTCGTTATATGCATCTTTTCAGCGGCGAGCTGAACGAGGAATTGACGCCGGCAACGGAGGAGGATGCGGCGGATCACTCTTTAGCCGCCCGAGTTGACGCGCTGGAGAAGGACGTCGCGGAGCTTAAGCGGCGGCTTGCCGAACTGCTATCGTGA
- the rimJ gene encoding ribosomal protein S5-alanine N-acetyltransferase, translating into MFGYRSTPSKVHLTTERMVVRLAHERDAWRLAEYYSENRDFLKPWEPIRDISHCYPSGWQSRLSMICDMNKQGSAYYFLLLDPKENEVWGVANFSNVLRGAFHACYLGYSLGQKWQGQGLMFEALQPAIRYMQRQQHMHRIMANYMPHNHRSGNLLARLGFEREGYAKDYLLIDGKWQDHVLTALTNNEWKPQR; encoded by the coding sequence ATGTTTGGCTATCGTTCTACGCCATCAAAAGTTCATTTAACAACCGAGCGGATGGTGGTGCGTTTGGCTCATGAGCGTGATGCCTGGCGTCTGGCGGAATACTATTCAGAGAATCGTGATTTTCTTAAGCCCTGGGAACCCATCCGGGATATCAGTCATTGTTACCCGTCCGGCTGGCAGTCGCGCCTGAGTATGATCTGTGATATGAATAAACAAGGCAGCGCCTACTATTTTTTGCTGCTTGATCCAAAAGAAAATGAGGTTTGGGGAGTGGCGAATTTCAGCAATGTGCTTAGGGGCGCCTTCCATGCCTGTTATCTGGGGTATTCCCTCGGCCAAAAATGGCAAGGGCAGGGGCTGATGTTCGAAGCGTTGCAACCGGCCATACGCTATATGCAGCGTCAGCAGCATATGCACCGGATTATGGCCAACTACATGCCGCATAATCACCGCAGCGGGAATTTACTGGCGCGATTGGGTTTTGAGCGGGAAGGTTACGCGAAAGATTATCTGCTTATCGATGGGAAATGGCAGGATCACGTTTTGACCGCGCTGACAAATAATGAGTGGAAGCCACAACGCTGA
- the mdtH gene encoding multidrug efflux MFS transporter MdtH — MPLMSQARSLGKYFLLVDNMLVVLGFFVVFPLISIRFVDQLGWAALLVGIALGLRQFIQQGLGIFAGAIADRFGAKPMIITGMLLRAFGFVFMAIADQPWLLWLACALSGLGGTLFDPPRTALVVKLIRPQERGRFYSLLMMQDSAGAVIGALIGSWLLRYDFELVCWVGALIFVLAAAMNWRFLPAYRTSTARTPMQEGMTRVIRDRRFLTYVLTLTGYYMLSVQVLLMLPIMVNEIAGTPTAIKWMYAIEATLSLTLLYPIARWSEKHYRLEQRLMAGLLVMSVSLFPIGLTTSLQSLLMLISLFYIGSIIAEPARETLGASLADSRARGSYMGFSRLGLALGGAIGYSGGGWLFDAGHALNQPELPWFMLGVIGFLTLGALYWQFNLRRIEPAMLGGH, encoded by the coding sequence ATGCCTCTGATGTCGCAAGCTCGGAGCTTGGGTAAATATTTTCTATTAGTGGATAATATGCTGGTGGTTTTGGGCTTTTTTGTCGTCTTCCCCCTTATATCCATTCGCTTTGTCGATCAGCTAGGCTGGGCCGCGCTATTAGTCGGTATTGCTCTGGGCCTACGCCAGTTTATTCAGCAAGGGCTGGGGATTTTCGCCGGCGCGATTGCCGATCGCTTCGGTGCAAAACCGATGATCATTACCGGAATGCTGTTACGCGCTTTCGGTTTCGTATTTATGGCTATCGCCGACCAACCCTGGCTGTTATGGTTGGCCTGCGCGCTTTCCGGGTTGGGCGGGACGTTATTCGATCCGCCCAGAACCGCGTTGGTCGTTAAGTTGATCCGCCCCCAGGAACGCGGGCGTTTCTATTCCCTGCTGATGATGCAGGACAGCGCCGGGGCGGTAATCGGCGCGCTTATCGGCAGTTGGCTGCTCCGCTACGATTTCGAACTGGTTTGCTGGGTCGGCGCCCTGATTTTCGTGCTGGCGGCGGCGATGAACTGGCGATTCCTGCCAGCCTATCGCACGTCGACGGCCAGAACTCCCATGCAAGAAGGCATGACGCGCGTCATCCGAGATCGGCGTTTCCTGACCTATGTGCTTACCCTGACCGGATATTACATGCTGTCTGTTCAGGTATTACTGATGCTGCCGATTATGGTGAATGAAATCGCCGGCACGCCAACGGCGATAAAATGGATGTACGCCATCGAGGCAACGCTGTCGTTGACATTGCTGTACCCCATCGCCCGCTGGAGCGAAAAGCATTACCGTCTGGAGCAGCGTCTGATGGCCGGATTACTGGTGATGTCCGTCAGCCTGTTTCCGATTGGGTTGACCACCAGCCTGCAATCCTTACTGATGTTAATCAGTCTGTTTTATATCGGCTCGATCATTGCCGAACCCGCCCGTGAAACGCTGGGCGCCTCGCTGGCCGATTCTCGGGCGCGGGGCAGCTATATGGGATTTAGCCGTCTGGGATTGGCATTGGGAGGCGCCATTGGTTATAGCGGCGGTGGTTGGCTGTTCGACGCCGGACATGCATTGAATCAACCCGAACTGCCCTGGTTTATGCTGGGCGTTATCGGCTTCCTGACGCTGGGCGCGTTGTATTGGCAGTTCAATTTGCGCCGCATTGAACCCGCGATGCTTGGCGGTCACTGA
- the grxB gene encoding glutaredoxin 2, with amino-acid sequence MKLYVYDHCPYCIKARMIFGLKDIPVELLILANDDEETPKKMIGQKMVPILQKDDGSFMPESMDIVNFIDHYDNKPLLTGPTNPAINAWLRKVSDYTARLVIPRFAKAAFEEFASASARQYFIDKKEAQIGSFAEHLSHSAGLIKKLNNDLLELDPLIVQPNACNGELSTDDIHLFPMLRSLSIVAGVTPPSRVAAYRDNMAKQTQITLLSSLAQ; translated from the coding sequence ATGAAATTATATGTTTACGATCACTGCCCTTATTGCATAAAAGCACGCATGATTTTCGGCCTGAAGGATATCCCTGTCGAACTGCTGATTTTAGCCAATGACGATGAAGAAACGCCCAAAAAGATGATCGGGCAAAAAATGGTGCCGATCCTGCAGAAAGATGACGGCAGCTTCATGCCTGAAAGTATGGATATTGTTAATTTTATTGATCATTACGATAATAAACCGCTATTAACCGGCCCAACCAACCCGGCAATCAATGCCTGGTTGCGCAAAGTCTCCGACTATACAGCCCGGTTGGTTATTCCACGTTTTGCAAAAGCCGCCTTTGAGGAATTCGCCTCCGCATCGGCCCGGCAATACTTCATCGATAAAAAAGAGGCGCAGATAGGCAGCTTTGCAGAGCACCTCAGCCATTCCGCGGGCCTGATTAAAAAACTGAATAATGATCTGCTGGAACTGGATCCGCTGATCGTTCAGCCAAATGCCTGCAATGGCGAATTATCCACCGACGATATTCACCTGTTCCCCATGTTGCGTTCCCTGTCGATCGTGGCTGGCGTCACACCGCCGTCACGCGTCGCCGCCTATCGTGACAACATGGCCAAACAAACGCAGATCACCTTACTGAGCAGCCTCGCACAATAA
- a CDS encoding lipoprotein, producing the protein MKKLGFAATALLFIFTLSGCNKLTQYTLNEQEINEYLQKHNDYQKQLGIPGVVDANIVLTDLSSQIGRAEPGKVTLSGNAKVDIASLLGNQTADLKLTLKAQPVFDKDQGAIYLKDMELVDYTVQPEKMQTVINTLSPYLNQSLKTYFAQKPAYILNADNSMAESLAKKMAKGIEIKPGQIVILFTD; encoded by the coding sequence ATGAAGAAGTTGGGATTCGCTGCCACAGCATTGCTGTTTATATTTACGCTGAGCGGTTGCAATAAGCTGACCCAGTACACGCTCAATGAGCAAGAGATAAACGAATACCTGCAAAAGCACAACGATTACCAGAAACAGCTCGGCATACCTGGCGTAGTGGATGCCAATATCGTATTGACCGATCTGTCCAGCCAAATCGGCAGGGCCGAGCCAGGCAAAGTCACCCTTTCCGGCAATGCGAAAGTTGATATCGCCTCGCTGCTCGGCAATCAGACCGCCGATCTGAAACTGACGCTGAAGGCTCAGCCCGTATTTGATAAAGATCAGGGAGCTATTTATCTAAAAGACATGGAATTAGTCGATTACACCGTTCAACCGGAAAAAATGCAGACGGTGATAAATACGTTGAGTCCTTATCTAAATCAATCACTGAAAACCTACTTCGCACAGAAACCCGCCTATATCCTGAATGCGGATAACAGCATGGCGGAGTCATTAGCGAAGAAAATGGCAAAAGGCATTGAAATTAAACCAGGACAAATCGTTATTCTGTTCACTGACTGA
- a CDS encoding TorD/DmsD family molecular chaperone, protein MNEFSIMCRLLGTLFHRQPQDPVVSPLLTLIQAGKLQPNWPLEQDALLERLQKGCDISAMAADYQRLFVGEACAVSPWRSAYVTDSDAADVRTFLQQRGMPLNEGAVDHFGGLLLAASWLEDQSQDDETAAQIALFDEYLLPWSNLFLGKVESHATTAFYRTLAIICREALDVMRDELDEAEALPDADAE, encoded by the coding sequence ATGAATGAGTTTTCTATCATGTGCCGTCTCTTGGGCACCTTGTTTCATCGCCAGCCTCAGGATCCGGTAGTATCCCCGCTGCTGACTTTGATTCAAGCGGGCAAACTGCAACCTAACTGGCCATTGGAGCAGGATGCTTTGCTGGAGCGCTTACAGAAGGGATGTGACATTTCTGCTATGGCGGCGGACTACCAGAGGTTGTTTGTCGGTGAAGCGTGCGCCGTATCCCCCTGGCGTTCAGCGTATGTGACGGACTCGGACGCGGCGGATGTTCGTACTTTTTTACAACAGCGGGGCATGCCGCTGAATGAGGGGGCGGTCGATCACTTTGGCGGATTGCTACTGGCGGCGTCATGGCTGGAGGATCAGTCGCAGGATGACGAAACCGCAGCGCAGATCGCCCTCTTTGATGAATATCTGCTGCCCTGGAGCAACCTTTTTTTAGGAAAAGTTGAAAGTCATGCCACGACGGCGTTTTACCGCACGTTAGCGATTATCTGTCGTGAAGCGCTAGATGTAATGCGCGATGAGCTGGATGAAGCGGAAGCATTGCCGGACGCCGACGCAGAGTAA
- a CDS encoding phosphatase, which translates to MYPVDLHMHTVASTHAYSTLHDYIAEAKKKGIRLLAITDHGPDMADAPHYWHFMNMKVWPRLVDGVGILRGIEANIKNVEGDIDCTGPMLEQMDLIIAGFHEPVFPPQDKEAHTAAMIATMANGDAHIISHPGNPKFPVDIGAIAEAAAKYDVALELNNSSFTHSRKGSEPNCRAIAEAVRDAGGWLSLGSDSHIAFSLGNFTQCERILQEVNFPQERILNVTPRRILDFLEQRGKPAIAEFSAL; encoded by the coding sequence ATGTATCCCGTCGATTTACATATGCATACCGTCGCCAGCACTCACGCATACAGTACATTGCATGACTATATCGCCGAGGCAAAGAAAAAGGGTATTCGCCTGCTTGCCATTACCGATCATGGCCCCGATATGGCGGATGCGCCGCACTATTGGCACTTTATGAATATGAAGGTCTGGCCGCGTTTGGTGGATGGCGTAGGCATTCTACGCGGTATTGAGGCCAATATTAAAAATGTGGAAGGCGACATTGATTGTACCGGACCGATGTTGGAACAAATGGATTTAATCATTGCCGGTTTCCATGAGCCGGTATTTCCTCCTCAGGATAAAGAGGCCCATACTGCCGCGATGATTGCCACCATGGCCAATGGCGATGCTCATATTATCAGTCACCCCGGCAATCCTAAATTCCCCGTTGATATTGGTGCCATTGCAGAGGCCGCCGCCAAATATGATGTGGCTTTGGAGTTAAATAACTCTTCCTTTACACATTCTCGTAAAGGAAGCGAGCCAAACTGTCGGGCGATAGCTGAAGCGGTGCGTGATGCCGGCGGTTGGCTATCGTTAGGATCTGATTCCCACATCGCGTTTTCTCTGGGCAATTTTACCCAATGCGAGCGTATTTTGCAGGAGGTTAACTTCCCGCAGGAGCGCATTTTGAACGTTACTCCCCGACGGATATTGGACTTTCTTGAACAACGAGGAAAGCCCGCCATCGCTGAATTTTCAGCTTTGTGA
- the rmf gene encoding ribosome modulation factor, with protein MKRQKRDRLERAHSRGYQAGISGKSRELCPYQSLNARSYWLGGWRKAMEDKAVTA; from the coding sequence ATGAAAAGACAGAAACGCGATCGCCTTGAAAGGGCACATTCACGTGGTTATCAGGCAGGTATTTCCGGCAAGTCAAGGGAGCTTTGTCCCTATCAATCTTTAAATGCGCGGTCTTACTGGTTGGGAGGCTGGCGCAAGGCCATGGAGGACAAGGCGGTGACGGCTTAA
- the pqiC gene encoding membrane integrity-associated transporter subunit PqiC, giving the protein MMKGWTLALVLLLSACSSSNTSKTYYQLPAMPDGVTSVEKTVNGQQLWLEHVSVADYLANSGLVYQTNDVQYVIASNNLWASPLDQQLQQSLVANLSHGMPGWLVTAQPQGSEQSVLNVSVTAFHGRYDGKAVISGEWVLNHHGQVFKQPFNVVLPQSEDGYDALVRTLAQGWQQVANSIARQAVSVN; this is encoded by the coding sequence ATGATGAAAGGATGGACTCTGGCGTTGGTGTTGTTGCTGAGTGCCTGTAGTAGTAGCAACACGTCGAAAACCTATTATCAGTTACCGGCGATGCCTGATGGGGTTACGTCGGTTGAGAAAACGGTAAACGGTCAGCAACTGTGGTTGGAGCACGTTAGCGTGGCGGATTATTTGGCTAATTCAGGTTTGGTTTACCAAACCAATGATGTGCAATATGTCATTGCCAGTAATAACTTATGGGCTAGTCCGCTGGATCAGCAGCTCCAGCAATCACTGGTGGCTAATCTGAGTCATGGCATGCCGGGATGGCTGGTGACGGCACAGCCTCAGGGCAGCGAACAGTCGGTATTGAACGTGTCGGTAACCGCGTTTCATGGTCGTTATGATGGTAAGGCGGTGATTAGTGGAGAGTGGGTGTTGAATCATCACGGACAGGTGTTTAAGCAGCCGTTTAATGTGGTACTGCCGCAGTCTGAAGACGGCTATGACGCACTGGTCAGAACATTGGCTCAGGGCTGGCAGCAGGTTGCTAACTCCATCGCGCGGCAGGCTGTCTCTGTAAATTAA
- the pqiB gene encoding intermembrane transport protein PqiB has protein sequence MFFIRSPPLTKDKDKYAVADVETIKRWSPVWIVPIVTVLIGAWILFYHFSHLGPQVTLVTSNAEGIEAGKTTIKSRSVDVGIVESVELSDDLHRVEIKARLHDDMDRLLKEDSAFWVVKPQVGRTGISGLGTLLSGAYIELQPGSHEAEKKEFTLLDTPPLASPDAKGIRITLDSEQAGQLNAGDPVLFRGYRVGSVEASEFDPQKRKMSYQLFISAPYDSLVTSNVRFWKDSGVSFDMSAQGMRVEMGSLTTLFSGGVSFDVPAGWEVGDPAKPMATYRLFDDQRSIQDSLYTEYKEYLMFFSDSIRGLQPGAPVEFRGIRLGTVAQVPFFTKDLKQNIDSDYRIPVLIRIEPDRFDKNLGSNFNFEEHLEKSRPLGLRAALKTANILTGALYIDLDFYPKEKVNNPKENVNKKLMTIDGYPVLPTVGGGLSQIQQKLMSVLDKINELPLNPMVNEATQTLAESQATLREMQKTLASLNKITSSKAMQDLPQDMQRTLLELNRSMKGFQPGSPAYNKMVADMQRLDQVLRELQPVLRTLNEKSNALVFEASGSEDPQPKKAK, from the coding sequence ATGTTTTTCATAAGGAGTCCTCCGTTGACGAAAGATAAAGATAAATACGCCGTTGCGGATGTAGAAACGATTAAACGCTGGTCGCCCGTCTGGATCGTTCCAATTGTGACGGTGCTGATCGGGGCATGGATACTGTTTTATCATTTTAGTCATCTGGGGCCTCAGGTGACTTTGGTGACCAGCAATGCCGAGGGCATTGAAGCAGGAAAAACGACGATCAAAAGCCGTAGCGTTGATGTCGGCATTGTGGAAAGCGTCGAGCTGAGCGACGATCTTCACCGGGTGGAAATCAAAGCCCGGCTGCACGATGATATGGACCGGCTGCTGAAGGAGGATTCAGCATTCTGGGTGGTTAAACCACAGGTGGGGCGAACGGGGATCTCCGGTCTGGGTACGTTGTTATCAGGGGCGTATATTGAACTTCAGCCGGGTTCCCACGAAGCTGAAAAGAAAGAATTCACGTTGCTCGATACCCCGCCGCTGGCTTCTCCGGATGCCAAGGGGATCCGCATCACTCTTGATAGTGAACAGGCCGGTCAGTTGAATGCCGGCGATCCGGTGCTGTTTCGTGGTTATCGGGTGGGATCCGTTGAAGCGAGTGAATTTGATCCCCAAAAACGGAAAATGAGCTATCAGCTATTTATTTCCGCGCCATACGATAGCCTGGTGACCTCCAATGTTCGTTTCTGGAAAGATAGCGGCGTGTCGTTTGATATGTCTGCTCAGGGAATGCGGGTGGAGATGGGATCGCTGACGACGCTTTTCAGCGGCGGCGTGAGCTTTGATGTGCCGGCCGGCTGGGAAGTCGGCGATCCTGCCAAGCCTATGGCGACCTATCGTCTTTTTGACGATCAGCGCAGTATTCAGGACTCGCTGTACACCGAGTATAAGGAGTACCTGATGTTCTTCAGCGATTCAATCCGGGGTTTGCAGCCTGGCGCACCGGTCGAATTTCGCGGGATTCGTCTGGGGACGGTGGCGCAGGTGCCGTTCTTCACCAAAGATCTTAAACAGAATATCGATAGTGACTATCGCATCCCGGTTCTCATCCGTATTGAACCCGATCGGTTTGATAAGAATCTGGGAAGCAATTTCAATTTTGAAGAGCATCTGGAGAAATCGCGGCCGCTTGGTCTGCGGGCGGCGTTGAAAACCGCCAATATTTTGACTGGGGCGTTGTATATCGATCTCGATTTCTATCCGAAGGAAAAGGTTAATAATCCCAAGGAAAATGTTAATAAAAAGCTGATGACCATTGACGGTTATCCGGTATTGCCGACCGTGGGCGGCGGGCTGTCGCAAATTCAGCAAAAGCTGATGTCGGTATTGGATAAAATCAATGAGTTACCATTGAATCCGATGGTAAACGAAGCGACGCAAACGCTGGCGGAAAGTCAGGCGACATTGCGTGAAATGCAAAAAACGCTGGCATCGCTAAATAAGATTACTTCCAGTAAAGCCATGCAGGATTTGCCGCAGGATATGCAGCGGACCTTACTTGAGCTGAACCGCAGCATGAAAGGCTTCCAGCCAGGATCGCCGGCTTACAATAAGATGGTGGCGGATATGCAGCGTCTGGATCAGGTGTTACGTGAACTGCAACCCGTGCTGCGCACCTTGAATGAGAAGAGCAATGCCCTGGTGTTTGAGGCATCGGGCAGTGAAGACCCTCAACCGAAGAAGGCAAAATAA
- the pqiA gene encoding membrane integrity-associated transporter subunit PqiA, whose protein sequence is MLCPQCDLLVKLPQLAHGQKAVCPRCKAALTSEQAEPRKRPVGYAFCALFMLLLANLFPFVSMRVTGITSEITLGEIPKVMAAENYASVATLFMLFVQLIPAFCMVTMILLCLRFSLPLALKKILAKVLFQLKSWGMAEIFLAGVLVSFVKLMAYGDIGIGTSFIPFVLFCVLQLLAFQSLDRRWLWNDIVPPPKLPSVPQPGSGGLSQGLRSCQCCTAILPAGQLVCPRCHCHGHARRKHSLQWTMALLFTSIILYIPSNLMPIMVTESLGNETGSTIMAGVILLWSTGSYPVAMVIFIASIMVPSLKMLALGWLCWSAKGKGRMDRERLHVVYEVVEFVGRWSMIDIFVIAVLSALVRIGRLMSIYPAVGAVLFASVVILTMFAAMTFDPRLLWDRRDNVFHKESSVDER, encoded by the coding sequence ATGCTATGTCCGCAGTGTGATTTATTGGTCAAACTGCCGCAATTGGCGCATGGGCAAAAAGCGGTCTGCCCGCGCTGTAAAGCGGCATTAACCAGTGAACAGGCGGAACCCCGTAAGCGGCCGGTCGGTTATGCATTCTGTGCCTTATTTATGCTGCTGCTGGCCAACTTATTTCCATTTGTGAGCATGCGTGTGACGGGGATTACCAGTGAAATCACGCTGGGAGAAATCCCTAAAGTGATGGCGGCGGAAAATTATGCCAGCGTCGCCACGCTCTTTATGCTGTTTGTTCAGCTTATTCCGGCCTTTTGTATGGTGACGATGATTCTGCTTTGTCTGCGTTTCTCGTTGCCGCTGGCCTTGAAAAAGATTCTGGCGAAGGTGCTGTTCCAACTGAAAAGCTGGGGAATGGCGGAGATTTTTCTGGCCGGTGTATTGGTGAGTTTTGTCAAGCTGATGGCCTACGGGGATATCGGCATCGGCACCAGTTTTATTCCCTTTGTCCTGTTTTGCGTGTTGCAACTGCTGGCGTTTCAAAGTCTGGATCGCCGCTGGCTATGGAATGACATTGTGCCGCCGCCGAAGCTGCCGTCGGTACCGCAACCGGGAAGCGGCGGATTGTCGCAAGGATTACGTTCCTGCCAATGTTGTACGGCCATATTACCGGCGGGCCAACTGGTTTGTCCCCGCTGTCATTGCCATGGGCACGCGCGCAGGAAGCACAGTTTACAGTGGACGATGGCGCTGCTGTTTACCTCGATCATACTTTATATCCCTTCGAATCTTATGCCCATTATGGTTACGGAATCTCTGGGAAATGAGACGGGTTCGACCATTATGGCCGGTGTTATCCTTTTGTGGAGCACCGGATCATATCCGGTGGCGATGGTGATTTTCATTGCCAGTATTATGGTGCCGTCACTGAAAATGCTGGCATTAGGGTGGTTATGCTGGAGCGCCAAAGGAAAAGGGCGGATGGATCGTGAACGCCTGCACGTAGTGTATGAAGTCGTGGAGTTTGTCGGGCGATGGTCGATGATCGATATATTCGTTATCGCCGTATTGTCCGCATTGGTTCGCATCGGGCGGTTAATGAGTATTTATCCCGCGGTTGGCGCCGTGCTGTTTGCTTCGGTTGTGATCCTGACGATGTTCGCCGCTATGACATTTGATCCCCGGTTACTGTGGGATCGCCGTGATAATGTTTTTCATAAGGAGTCCTCCGTTGACGAAAGATAA